Proteins from a single region of Pseudopedobacter saltans DSM 12145:
- a CDS encoding glycoside hydrolase family 28 protein: MKNLTKIYFGLCGFAVFNLLTVDLQASNPSEEKADSILFEKTFNVKLPTIKTPVFKKDTFYVEKYGAKPDGITLNTKSINAAIDACSKNGGGVVFLGGGVWLTGPIQLKSNVNLHVKRDAILLFTKDKSQYKLVEGNWEGKPALVNESPISAFNVENVAITGEGIIDGSGEVWRLVKKGKLTASQWKNLVASGGVLSKDGQSWMPSESYKKGDEAGNARYFKAGSKLADYEPMKDFYRPNLFVIANSKRILLEGVTFQNSPAWCLHPLMSEDLVLRNVFVKNPWYAQNGDGIDIESCKNVLIENSTFDVGDDGICIKSGRDEAGRKRAMPTEDVIVRNNVVYHAHGGFVIGSEMSGGAKNLYVYNNSFIGTDIGLRFKTTRGRGGIVENVYIANSYMKDIPGDAILFDMYYEAKDPVPLAGEKRPAPVAEFKPVTEATPQFKNFYIKNVVCNGADKGLFVRGIPEMNVQNIYLEDLTLEAKTGIEIIEGNNINIKNVHLITSDKNPLIFVENSKKINIDGFKSDKKDRMLISVSGERSADILLKNSDVNASKTNVEFNYGAKPSILKTK; this comes from the coding sequence ATGAAGAATCTTACTAAAATTTATTTTGGTTTGTGTGGATTCGCCGTGTTTAACCTATTAACGGTAGATTTGCAAGCCAGTAATCCATCAGAAGAAAAAGCAGATTCGATTTTATTCGAAAAAACATTTAACGTAAAACTTCCTACAATTAAGACTCCCGTTTTCAAAAAAGACACTTTTTATGTAGAAAAATACGGAGCAAAGCCCGATGGGATTACTTTAAACACAAAAAGTATAAATGCTGCCATTGATGCTTGTAGCAAAAATGGTGGTGGAGTGGTGTTTTTAGGGGGCGGCGTTTGGTTAACTGGGCCGATACAGCTAAAAAGCAATGTGAATTTACACGTTAAAAGAGACGCTATCCTTTTGTTTACCAAAGATAAAAGCCAGTACAAATTGGTGGAAGGGAATTGGGAAGGGAAACCTGCTCTGGTTAACGAATCTCCAATCTCAGCATTTAATGTGGAGAATGTGGCTATTACCGGAGAAGGAATTATCGATGGTAGCGGAGAGGTTTGGCGCTTAGTAAAAAAAGGAAAGCTTACAGCTTCTCAGTGGAAAAACCTGGTAGCTTCTGGCGGAGTACTAAGTAAAGACGGCCAAAGTTGGATGCCGTCTGAAAGCTATAAAAAAGGAGACGAAGCGGGTAATGCAAGATACTTTAAGGCAGGAAGTAAGTTGGCTGATTACGAGCCGATGAAAGACTTTTACAGACCAAATCTGTTTGTAATAGCAAATTCAAAGCGAATTCTTTTAGAAGGCGTAACTTTCCAGAATTCTCCGGCATGGTGTCTTCATCCTCTAATGAGTGAAGATCTTGTTTTACGTAATGTATTTGTTAAAAACCCTTGGTATGCGCAAAACGGAGATGGAATAGATATCGAATCATGTAAAAATGTATTGATAGAGAATTCTACTTTTGACGTTGGAGATGATGGTATTTGTATCAAATCCGGAAGAGATGAAGCCGGCAGAAAAAGAGCTATGCCTACGGAGGATGTTATTGTCAGGAATAACGTGGTTTACCATGCTCATGGCGGTTTTGTAATCGGAAGTGAGATGTCTGGCGGAGCTAAAAATCTTTATGTATACAACAATTCATTTATAGGAACTGATATTGGTTTAAGGTTTAAAACTACAAGAGGCAGAGGTGGTATAGTAGAAAACGTATATATTGCTAATTCTTATATGAAAGATATTCCGGGCGATGCGATTTTGTTTGATATGTATTATGAAGCAAAAGATCCGGTACCTTTGGCGGGAGAAAAAAGACCAGCTCCGGTAGCTGAGTTTAAACCTGTTACAGAAGCAACTCCTCAGTTTAAAAATTTTTATATTAAGAATGTAGTTTGTAACGGAGCAGATAAAGGTTTGTTTGTAAGAGGTATTCCTGAAATGAACGTACAGAATATTTATCTGGAGGATTTAACATTGGAAGCCAAGACAGGTATTGAGATCATAGAAGGAAATAATATCAACATTAAAAACGTTCATTTAATTACATCTGATAAAAATCCTTTGATTTTTGTGGAGAATAGTAAAAAAATAAACATCGACGGTTTTAAGAGTGATAAAAAGGACCGAATGCTGATCAGTGTTTCAGGTGAGAGAAGCGCGGATATTCTTTTGAAAAACTCTGATGTAAATGCGTCAAAAACAAATGTTGAATTTAATTACGGTGCTAAACCAAGCATTTTAAAAACTAAATAA
- a CDS encoding PP2C family protein-serine/threonine phosphatase, which yields MDKYNNITEAEVEQVDLIELLLDRQAELNTLLEITQAINRHVSSLVLIDMLELILKNSLCIQNFLLIIKDDDGNYKLISSFGGEYLVDNYTPFVLDFANDKKIVDLKGHIHPLLKDFRYFIKIFHKESALAYVFVGDLMAKDRILVKNRINYIRTLINVVIVALENKKLFKERIQKERLQKELELAGKVQNMFIPKELPVNSIFDFHAVYLPHQSIGGDFYDLIKLNEDEFLWCIADVSGKGISAALLMSNFQASLRALAGTGMSLEELVIKLNTLVCKNTKGEKFITVFLGKFNNKTCKIEYINSGHAAPILIQNNEATLLRSGSVMIGVFEELPFVNVGNINVTPGAMVFNYTDGLVEFDGEEENVIEEEVLTSLILKNKELDLAIIHNELLSHVKKSHRSEEAMDDITMLSLRFR from the coding sequence TTGGATAAGTATAATAATATCACCGAGGCTGAAGTCGAACAAGTAGACTTAATAGAGCTGTTGCTGGACAGACAGGCGGAGCTTAATACACTTCTTGAAATAACTCAGGCCATAAACAGACATGTTTCCAGTTTAGTGCTGATAGATATGCTGGAACTGATCTTAAAAAACAGCTTATGCATTCAAAACTTCCTGTTGATTATAAAAGACGATGACGGGAACTATAAATTAATATCAAGCTTTGGAGGGGAATATCTGGTAGACAATTACACGCCCTTTGTTCTTGATTTTGCCAATGATAAAAAAATTGTCGATTTAAAAGGTCATATTCATCCGCTTCTAAAAGATTTCAGATATTTTATCAAAATTTTTCATAAAGAATCGGCATTGGCTTATGTTTTTGTAGGTGATTTGATGGCCAAGGATAGAATATTGGTGAAAAACAGGATCAATTATATACGTACGCTGATAAATGTTGTAATTGTTGCTTTAGAAAACAAAAAGCTATTTAAAGAGCGTATTCAGAAAGAAAGACTTCAAAAAGAGCTTGAATTGGCAGGGAAAGTACAGAATATGTTTATACCCAAAGAACTGCCAGTTAATAGCATTTTTGACTTTCATGCTGTATATCTTCCTCATCAAAGTATCGGAGGCGACTTTTATGATCTGATTAAACTTAACGAAGACGAATTTCTGTGGTGCATTGCAGATGTTTCTGGAAAGGGGATTTCCGCCGCTTTACTAATGTCTAATTTTCAGGCGAGTTTAAGAGCGTTGGCAGGTACCGGAATGTCCTTGGAAGAATTGGTAATCAAATTGAATACCCTGGTTTGTAAAAATACCAAAGGAGAAAAGTTTATAACCGTTTTTTTGGGTAAGTTTAATAACAAAACCTGTAAAATCGAATATATAAACTCGGGTCATGCAGCGCCAATATTAATACAGAATAATGAAGCTACTTTGTTAAGGAGTGGTTCTGTAATGATAGGAGTGTTTGAAGAGCTGCCTTTTGTAAATGTTGGAAATATAAATGTGACTCCGGGAGCAATGGTTTTTAACTATACAGACGGTTTGGTGGAGTTTGACGGCGAGGAAGAGAACGTTATTGAAGAAGAGGTTTTAACAAGTTTGATCCTGAAAAATAAAGAATTGGATTTGGCCATTATACACAACGAATTATTGTCTCATGTTAAAAAAAGTCATCGGTCTGAGGAGGCGATGGACGATATAACCATGCTTTCCCTAAGATTCCGCTAA
- a CDS encoding glycosyltransferase family 2 protein: MVITINIICALLTLFYVGLLLLLNRGWLRLPDFRAVKKEPVTSVSIIIAARNEEANIARTIDAILVQTYPRQLYELIVVDDHSTDKTAEIIRGYQKDGVKLVQLNEKEILNSYKKKAIAEAISTSSGELIVTTDADCYMGSKWLETIVNYYEQKDFKMISSPVCYFEERNSFEEMQTLEFLFLIGLGAAGIGNKMPTTCNGANLSYRKDAFLEVGGFKGIDNLASGDDELLLHKIGTRYPDGIGFCKSKDAVVYTQAKETLKEFISQRKRWASKSTKYKDKRIVFVAVFVWLFNAFLLANFFMAFFVDYAMKAFLFQYLVKMLFEIVFLSKVTAFNKRSELLKYVPVLSLIHPVYMVYIGLVGNSGKYDWKGRMVR, encoded by the coding sequence GCTTTATTAACCTTATTTTATGTAGGGTTGCTTCTTTTGTTAAATAGGGGGTGGTTAAGATTACCAGATTTTCGGGCTGTAAAAAAGGAGCCTGTAACGTCCGTATCCATTATTATAGCAGCAAGAAACGAGGAAGCTAATATCGCCAGAACAATTGATGCAATATTAGTTCAAACTTATCCCAGACAGCTTTATGAACTGATCGTAGTAGACGATCATTCAACTGATAAAACTGCTGAAATTATAAGGGGCTATCAAAAAGACGGAGTTAAGCTGGTTCAGCTTAACGAAAAAGAGATACTCAACTCGTACAAGAAAAAAGCAATTGCAGAAGCGATTAGTACCTCTTCGGGAGAGCTTATTGTAACAACCGATGCCGATTGTTATATGGGATCTAAATGGTTGGAAACTATAGTTAATTACTACGAGCAAAAAGATTTTAAAATGATTAGTTCTCCGGTTTGTTATTTCGAAGAAAGAAATTCTTTCGAGGAAATGCAAACGTTGGAATTTCTATTCCTGATAGGTCTGGGAGCCGCAGGTATAGGAAATAAAATGCCTACAACTTGTAACGGAGCGAATCTTTCGTACAGAAAAGACGCCTTTCTGGAAGTAGGCGGTTTTAAAGGCATAGATAATCTAGCTTCGGGAGATGACGAATTGCTTTTGCATAAAATAGGGACAAGATATCCGGATGGTATCGGTTTTTGTAAATCAAAAGATGCAGTAGTTTATACTCAGGCGAAAGAGACTTTAAAAGAATTCATCTCTCAGCGGAAGCGTTGGGCAAGTAAAAGTACAAAGTATAAAGACAAAAGAATAGTTTTCGTTGCTGTCTTTGTTTGGTTGTTTAACGCGTTCCTGTTAGCGAACTTTTTTATGGCGTTTTTTGTTGATTATGCTATGAAAGCTTTTTTGTTTCAGTATCTTGTGAAGATGCTTTTCGAAATAGTGTTTCTCTCAAAGGTCACTGCTTTTAATAAGCGAAGTGAATTGTTGAAATATGTTCCTGTGTTAAGTTTAATTCATCCAGTGTATATGGTTTATATCGGTTTAGTGGGGAATTCGGGTAAATACGACTGGAAGGGTAGAATGGTTAGATAA